In a genomic window of Epinephelus fuscoguttatus linkage group LG23, E.fuscoguttatus.final_Chr_v1:
- the LOC125884479 gene encoding interleukin-8-like, with translation MNTAIQCIIFLACAVTCSSTTIVDCRCLKTSKSVKLSLILDVVVFNPRPHCSKKEVIVKYKNKTSECLQPDTKYTNAVLRTIQKQKADLAAKMNATSLKTSTEPATVSETVSATVSATASAIIMATAS, from the exons ATGAATACTGCAATCCAGTGCATCATCTTCCTGGCCTGCGCCGTCACCTGCAGTTCAACAA CTATCGTCGACTGCCGGTGtttaaaaacaagcaaatcTGTAAAGCTCTCTCTCATCCTCGATGTTGTTGTGTTCAATCCTCGTCCAcactgcagcaagaaagaagTCAT tgtcaaatataaaaacaagacCTCAGAGTGTCTTCAACCCGACACAAAATACACCAATGCAGTCCTACGAACAATACAGAA GCAGAAGGCAGACCTTGCTGCTAAGATGAACGCCACCAGCCTCAAGACGAGCACAGAGCCAGCCACAGTGTCGGAGACAGTGTCAGCCACAGTGTCAGCCACAGCGTCAGCCATAATAATGGCAACAGCATCATAA